Proteins from a genomic interval of Nitrospina gracilis Nb-211:
- a CDS encoding B12-binding domain-containing radical SAM protein gives MKVLLIFPPDWLPSEPYLSLPALTSVLRPAGHEVIQRDINVDMYDLMFSERFLRHVKNRIDFELRHLQVVADQRALDEEESALREQLRAWDEPSLQALIRDATEAKRILRCDDFYEIGNLEWASHILHATMAYISLGYYPAQICFPPIETELVYKPFMSSEILEALDDTQINVYRDVYRFLLADVIEQEKPDVVGISIVQQKQLISTFTFAKMIKEQAPDTHITIGGNIVTRLRDALMEKGGLFQYVDTAVLYEGESAFLKLVNALEAGETDLTHLPNLICRTEHGLQKNQDVFAENMDKLPPPDFDGLPLEKYFVPRLILPYLATRGCYWGRCTFCDHFQGYVEGYRTKQIAQITEEIQFLQNKYGNRHFHFTDESYPPALFRKLSKSLIDNKIDIAWTTHMRFEESLLDEEVWDDAAKSGCRYLHFGYESGNKRVLDLMDKATNLDAIRTNLRMSSKFGIWNHIMGFFGFPGETAGEAEDSKRFCHENRDHIHSLGFMTFVLGRFSPVAMEPGKYGVTAYKNPEWDLALDYYFTVDDGLSIQEALEVFDEFERDHDPKWDLRTAVREYIFLYVDHFGTNELTQLHVRPDQRPAVYNNPVGMV, from the coding sequence ATGAAGGTACTTCTTATATTTCCTCCGGACTGGCTTCCCTCGGAGCCCTACCTGAGCCTGCCTGCCCTGACCTCCGTCCTGCGACCGGCCGGGCACGAGGTCATCCAGCGCGACATCAATGTCGATATGTACGACCTGATGTTCAGCGAGCGGTTCCTGCGCCACGTTAAGAACCGCATCGATTTCGAGCTCCGCCACTTGCAGGTGGTGGCGGATCAGCGCGCCCTGGACGAAGAAGAAAGCGCACTCCGTGAGCAGTTGAGGGCATGGGACGAGCCCAGCTTGCAGGCCCTCATCCGCGACGCCACCGAAGCCAAGCGTATCCTGCGTTGTGACGATTTCTACGAAATCGGCAACCTGGAATGGGCCAGTCATATCCTGCATGCGACGATGGCTTATATCAGTCTCGGTTATTATCCGGCGCAAATCTGTTTTCCGCCCATCGAGACGGAACTGGTTTACAAGCCGTTCATGTCGTCGGAAATCCTGGAAGCGCTGGACGACACTCAAATTAATGTATATCGCGATGTGTACCGGTTCCTACTTGCGGATGTCATAGAGCAGGAAAAACCGGACGTGGTGGGCATCTCCATTGTCCAGCAGAAGCAGCTCATCTCCACGTTCACCTTTGCCAAGATGATCAAGGAGCAGGCGCCGGACACGCACATCACCATCGGCGGCAATATCGTCACCCGCCTGCGCGACGCGCTCATGGAGAAAGGCGGCCTGTTTCAGTACGTGGACACGGCGGTGCTGTACGAAGGCGAAAGCGCGTTCCTGAAACTGGTCAACGCGCTGGAAGCGGGCGAGACGGACCTCACCCACCTGCCGAATCTCATCTGCAGAACCGAACACGGCCTGCAGAAGAATCAGGACGTGTTCGCGGAGAACATGGACAAACTGCCGCCGCCGGATTTCGACGGCCTGCCGCTGGAGAAATACTTTGTACCGCGCCTCATCCTGCCGTACCTGGCGACGCGCGGCTGTTACTGGGGACGGTGCACCTTCTGCGATCACTTTCAGGGATACGTCGAGGGCTACCGGACCAAGCAGATCGCGCAGATCACCGAGGAAATTCAATTTCTCCAGAACAAATACGGCAACCGGCATTTTCACTTCACCGACGAGTCGTATCCCCCCGCGCTGTTCCGCAAACTGTCCAAATCGCTCATCGACAACAAGATCGACATCGCGTGGACGACGCACATGCGTTTTGAGGAAAGCCTGCTGGATGAAGAGGTGTGGGACGACGCGGCGAAGTCCGGGTGCCGTTACCTGCATTTCGGTTACGAATCCGGCAACAAGCGCGTGCTTGACCTCATGGACAAGGCGACGAACCTGGATGCCATCCGCACCAACCTGCGCATGTCATCGAAGTTCGGCATCTGGAACCACATCATGGGGTTCTTCGGCTTTCCCGGAGAGACCGCGGGCGAGGCGGAAGACAGCAAGCGCTTCTGCCACGAAAACCGCGATCACATCCATTCGCTCGGGTTCATGACCTTCGTTCTCGGCCGCTTCAGCCCGGTGGCCATGGAGCCGGGAAAATACGGCGTGACCGCGTACAAGAATCCGGAGTGGGACCTTGCCCTCGACTATTACTTCACCGTCGATGACGGGTTGAGCATCCAGGAAGCGCTTGAGGTGTTCGACGAGTTCGAGCGCGACCACGACCCCAAGTGGGACCTGCGTACGGCGGTGCGGGAGTACATCTTTTTGTATGTGGACCACTTCGGCACCAACGAGCTGACGCAGCTACACGTCCGTCCGGACCAGCGCCCCGCCGTTTACAACAACCCCGTCGGCATGGTATAG